The genomic interval TATAGATGGTTATGGATGTGGTATGGTAGgaccctcatttttttttataagagttaTGCTTATGAATTCATGCTTGATGTAGTGTCATGTTGTGGTTGTTTGTACATGTGACAATCATAAGCAGGATCACCTTGTACATGTGTAAGCACAGTATAATTATAACCTTGCAATCCATAAATGATGGGTGGGGACCATAATAGATCATGTGGTGAAACTTAGGAATCTTTGCAAAGCATCTACACTTTTCAAGTTCTGGTTCAATTGTATACATTAATGATGAAAATACCTAATTGGTCCCTTTAATGTTGTTAATGTCTCCATTCTTCCCTATGATTGCTTCTAGTTTGTTACATCATGCAAGTATAAATTTACACTCTTAGTTGTAGGCTAGCTATTCCCTCTAGCAAGTTAGGGTATTACAGGTAagcatgatttttttcttgagttagtattttcttgaattgagAGTAACTTGTTCCTTTATATTAAGTGTATTTTATTCCTTCCTGATTTAGGTTTGCTTGAGTTGATAGTTTGAATATGCTATAAGTGGATATGTTATGTATGTGCACAtacttaaaaaatttgaaagacaGTAATTTATTCCATTTCTTGAATTGTTGTTCTTAACTatagttgttgttattgttgttcttttacttggaattttgattgttttgcattttttttctattgcaaATAGTATGGCTGCTTGTGATACTTATCTTATTAACTACCATCATGGAGGGAAATTGGTTAAAGATAGAGATTTTAGATATGACAATGGAACAATGGTGGAATTTGTTGTGGACCCAGATAAGCTTTGTTATTGGGACTTAATAGGAGATCTTAAGGAGCTAGGTTATGATATTAAAAAGGTGGTGAATTTATTCTTCATAGACAAGGAGGTTGAATTGAAGGAGATTTGTGATGATGAGGGGGTGATGGCCTTAGTTGAACAATTGAGGAGTACTTGCAAAGTAGACATCTATGTGGAGTTTTAGATGTTGACCATGAAAAAACAATGCCAAATGTCCTATTATCTGATTCTGAAAATGATGTTGACTTGGGTTTGGAGAATGACAATGAGAGGGAGTGTTCTGAAGATGATGAGAATATGCTGGCAGATGAGCAGATTATTAACTATAGTtcagatgttgatgaagaaagGGAAAATGCTAGGCATCAAgtcacaaaatatattaaattgagGGAAACAATAACTGAGAATGCTGATCTCAGTGATAATGAGGAGGAAGGAAGGACCTCTGAAGGTGGAAAATTTTCTAAGAATGAAGATACATCACAGGCAATTGACAGTGGAAAAGTTAGTGGCTATGAATCTGATTACATTGATTCCTCAGATCCCGGAAGTTATTCAGACACTAGTGAGGGTTCTGAAGCAGATGACGCAGTCAGACACAAATCAAGTAATAGCCTTTTTGATCCTCACAAGCCTATCAAAGATTTTAGAATTGATCTTAGGTTTAAAGAACTGAAAATGTTCAAGAATCAACTTGTTGACTTCTCAATGAAGAAGGGATTTCAATTCAAGTATgtaaaaaatgatggaaagaGGGTAAGAGCCAGATGTTCTGTAAAGGGTTGTGTTTGGATAATTTTGTGTTCATGGTGCAGcacaaaaaaaatgtatgttgTTAAAAATTATGTCTCTGAACATTCATGCATTCTTGGAACCAGTAAGAACAAAAGAGTCACAGCTTCTACAGTTGTTAGGAGATTTGGAGATATTATAGCTTCTATGCCTTTTATTAAGCCCAGACATTTAAAGACAATGGTGAGGAAGGAGCTAGGAGTGTTCATTACTGACAAGGTTTGTAGGAATGCTAAAAGGTTGGCAATTAGGAGGATTGAACAACAGTTTGTAGAAGATTTTGGGGTGTTGAATAATTATGTAATGGAactaaaagaaacaaatcatgGCAGCAATGTAGTGGTTGtatctgagaaaaaaaaaccccaatgGATTATCCATATTTTAGAGGGTATACATATGCCTGAATGCTGTTAAAGAAGGTTTTTTTAGTCTGGTTGCGGGGAGGCTTATAGGTGTTGATGGATGCTTCTTAAAAGGAATAATGAAAGGACAGTTGTTGGTTGCAGTAGGGAGAGATGGGAACAATCACATGTTCCCCATTGCATGGGCAATTGTGGATAAGGAGACCACTGAGACATGGACATGGTTTTTTCAATACTTGAGTACAGATCTTTGCATAGGAGAGGGGCTTGGATGGTCACTTGTTAGTGACATGCAAAAGGTAtgcaaattcaataaaatccaTGTAATTACCAAGCTATATCAAATTTCATTGTCtaactttattattatgttgtagGGATTGATCCATGCAGTTACAACACTTATGCCATTTATCGAGTATAGAATGTGTGCAAGACACATTTATGCACGATGGGGTAAGCAACACCCAGGTAAAGAATTGCAGATTCAGTTCTGGATAATTGCTAGATGCACTTCCCAGCCTGAGATGCGGAAGCAGTTGGATAGAATGAAAGCTATGAAAGGAGGGGAAATGGCAGTTCAGGATTTGGTAGAGAAGTGGCCTATAAATGGATGGTGCCAGGCATTTTTCAATAATGTTGTCAAGTGTGATACAATTGACAATAACATGTGCGAGACTTTCAATGGAGTTCTGGTCGAAGTTAGGAGCAAGCCTGTGATTGCCATGCTGGATGAAATCAGGAGATATGTCATGAATAGATTAGTTGCAAAAAGAGAACAAGTTGCCAAGTGGAAATCAGATCGTGGACCTAACATTATTGCAAAGATAGAGAAAGAAATGATCAAATGTGGAAAATGGGAGGTTGAATGGAATGGTGCTGCAAGTCACGAGGTGTGGTGGTATGATCCAGAGCAGCATGTCAG from Dioscorea cayenensis subsp. rotundata cultivar TDr96_F1 chromosome 7, TDr96_F1_v2_PseudoChromosome.rev07_lg8_w22 25.fasta, whole genome shotgun sequence carries:
- the LOC120264742 gene encoding uncharacterized protein LOC120264742, with product MPNVLLSDSENDVDLGLENDNERECSEDDENMLADEQIINYSSDVDEERENARHQVTKYIKLRETITENADLSDNEEEGRTSEGGKFSKNEDTSQAIDSGKVSGYESDYIDSSDPGSYSDTSEGSEADDAVRHKSSNSLFDPHKPIKDFRIDLRFKELKMFKNQLVDFSMKKGFQFNTKKMYVVKNYVSEHSCILGTSKNKRVTASTVVRRFGDIIASMPFIKPRHLKTMVRKELGVFITDKVCRNAKSLVAGRLIGVDGCFLKGIMKGQLLVAVGRDGNNHMFPIAWAIVDKETTETWTWFFQYLSTDLCIGEGLGWSLVSDMQKGLIHAVTTLMPFIEYRMCARHIYARWGKQHPGKELQIQFWIIARCTSQPEMRKQLDRMKAMKGGEMAVQDLVEKWPINGWCQAFFNNVVKCDTIDNNMCETFNGVLVEVRSKPVIAMLDEIRRYVMNRLVAKREQVAKWKSDRGPNIIAKIEKEMIKCGKWEVEWNGAASHEVWWYDPEQHVRESYDVKLASKSCTCQKWDKSGIPCQHALSAIAYHGEDPLNFVSNWFKRETYLKSYKFNINPVRSRMFWPRKAESSSVEFVIFEGAQRRGCPKTNYVATSSAIGASGQTAQQGKNKKAKGKEKVAATSQARRSSDASYFTVLKGAYIGELIVGREFPHGSSFITAAELAARRNAKIKTTNNQTGENLMSSTIEEVDLPTQWNMTSDVLTEDPQP